The sequence GGAGCGTGAAAAGCGACGCAGACTATGTTGCTAGCATCCTCAAAAGCATTGAAGGCCCCACAGTGTTAGTCGGACACTCCTATGGCGGTGCCGTCATCACTAATGCGGTCAACGGCAACGAGAACGTGAAAGCACTCGTCTATGTTGCGGCTTTCGCGCCAGATACCGGTGAGACGGCTGTCGAACTCTCAGGGCGCTACCCCGGCAGCACGCTAGGGCCAGCGCTCGCGCCACCGGTTGCCACACCCGATGGCGGTAAAGATCTCTATATCCAGCAAGACAAGTTCCACGCCCAGTTTGCGGCAGATGTGCCGGCCGCTGCTGCACAGCTAATGGCTAGCACTCAGCGACCCATTACGGAGGCTGCTCTCAATGAAGCTTCGGGTACGCCGGCTTGGCAGTCCATCCCGTCCTGGTTCATCTATGGCGATCGCGACTTAAATATTCCGGCAGCCGCCCTCTCGTTCATGGCAGAGCGCGCCAACTCGAGAGAAACGGTGGTCGTCAGTGATGCATCCCATGTCGTGATGGTGTCTCATCCAGATGTCGTCGCCGGACTCATCGAGCACGCTGCAACTGCTGAGTGGAACAGCTAGCTATGCCGCAAAAACGTTTGAACCTCTCTAGGTAGCTCTTTCGTGAAAAGTGCCAAAAATTTTCAGCGCAGCGGTGGACAGTTATCATTTGGCTACCTCAAGGCCTCGTGGATTGTAGGTGTGGAATAAGCCAGAACGGCTAGCTGCACGCGCGCAGGCAACTGTACCGCTGCCGAAGAAAGACTGAAATGTCTGCCATATAGAGGGTATGACCAGCTTGCTCCTGGTAATTTGTGAGCTGATGAGTCTTACCAAGATAGAACACTGCAGACGTACTACAACATCTCAATTCAAGCCGAATTTAGACTAAGCACCCTCCGGGCTTTAAGACTCAACTCAAGACCATGAAACAGCAATTCGGCTCTAGAAATGTGTGCATAGCTTATGAGAATTAGATGGACTAAAATCGCAGCTTTGCTACTTTAAGGCTATCTACTTGGGGCCAAAAACCGTTGGCATAAAGCGCCGCCTGGGTACGATCGCGCAGCTGCAGTTGACTGAGAATGCTAGTGACGTGATTGCGCACCGTGCGCTCAGAAATGTAGAGCGTCTGGGCAATTTCGCGATTGCTGAGGCCGTTGCTAATCAGCTTCAGCACCTCCTGCTCACGGGGCGACAGCCCCTCTAGCTCAGGGGGAATCAGTGCTGCGGGCAGTTCGGCGGGGGCTGCAGGGAACTGAGTTTTTTCGAACAGCCCTGGCCCCATGTGGGTGTAGCCCTGATGCACAACGCGAATTGCGATCGCCAACTGATCCACAGGGGTCTGCTTCAACAGGTAGCCCTTGGCCCCGTAGCGCATGGCCTGCTGCACATATTCGTCATCGTCGAAGGTGGTGAGCACCAAAATCTTTACCCCGGGAAAGTCGTCGCAGATCTGACGGGTGGCGGCAACACCATCCACCTGGGGCATGCGCACATCCATCAGCACTACATCGGGTTGGCGGGGGGTAGCGTAGAGGGCAATGACCTGATCGACAGCCTGCTGACCGTTTTCAGCCATGCCGACCACGGTGAGGTCGGGTTGAGCCTCTAGGAGGTTGGTCAATCCCTGACGAATGATGGTTTGGTCGTCGACGAGGAGGAGGCGGATCAGGGGGTGAGAGAGTAATGGGGTGAGGGGTGGATCGGGTAGGGTGCAGTCGCGATAGCACTGCACCGATCCTTAGGCGGGATGGTCGATCGCTGCAGGCAGCGGCAAAATGACGCTGATACGGCAGCCTGCATCGGGGGCGCTCCAGATTTGGCAGGTGCCGCTGAGGGCGATCGCTCGTTCGCGCATGCCTCGTAAGCCAAAGCCTGTGGTGTTTTTGCTGGGGTCAAAGCCCTGGCCGTTGTCGAGCACCTGGAGGTAAACGCGGCTGGGCTTGGCCCCCAACTTGACCTGCACGGTGGTGGCTTGGCTGTGTTTGACCACATTAGTAATCGCCTCTTGCACAATGCGAAACAGGGCCAGCGTGATGTCGTCGGGCAGGGTTTCGGGCAGCTCGACCGAGCAGTCTGAGGTGATGCGGGCCGATTGGCACAGCTCGTTGACTAAAAGGGGTACGGCGATCGCCAGCGATTGCCCCTGTAAAGGGTTGTTGCGCAGGGCAGAAACCGACTTCGACACATCCCGCAGGGTTTGATAGGCCGAGTCTTTGGCGTTGGTGAGATAGCCGCGGGACTGGTCGGCTTGGGCGGGCAGGTAGAGCAGGGCATTCTCCAGCAGAATGGTTTGGGCTGTTAGCGCGTGGCCAAGGGAATCGTGGATTTCGCGGGCAATGCGGTTGCGCTCTTGCAGGGTGGCCTGGTTTTCGATTTGGGCGGCGTAGCGACGAAGCTGCTCGTGGGCAGCGGCTAGCTCTTGCTGGCTTTAATACACCGACAGCAGCGCATTCACCAGCAGCGACACAAACACCAGCACCAGGCCAAACACAAACATGGCGTTGGTTTGAAACACATTGATGCGCATCTGGTCGGGGGGAAAGCCAACATGCTGCAAGAGATCTGCGTGGATGGGAATGCCACGATAGGCGATCGCCGCCGCGCCGTGAAAGACAAAAATAATCGCTACCACCCCCACCTGGCCCCAGGTTTTGAACCGCTGGCAGCTGCGCACCACAACTACCAGACCCAGCAGCGGCAAAATGCGCATCATGGCGGGCACGTGGGTCGTGGACAGGGCCAACAGCAGCAGCAACCCCAGCTCCATGGTTGTGTAGAGCAGTTTGTGCGATCGCTGCACCGGTTGCCACAGCCCCACACCGCCCAGCAGGGCAATGATTAGCAGCTCTAGCCAGGCCACCCCCCTTCCAAAGGCCAGGCCAAAGGAGGGCAGGGTTAAGCAGACGGCAATGCCCAGTAGCACCCACTCGACGTAGAGCAGTTGGCGCCGGGGTGAGGAATGGCCGAGATCAGCCTCAAAGGATGACGCATTTTGGGGGGCGGGCTTCAACGCGTTGAGGAACTCAGATTTCACCAAGGTTGGCTCCCAAACCGGCTAGCTGCCTCCCACTGTACAGGCCGCAAATGGCTGTGACCAGGGGCTGACCTCCCACTGCGGCCCGGCTCCAGTAGGACAAATCTCCTACCTCTGAGGCACTCTCACAGCGACATTTGCCCTAGCCGGTTTGGGAGCTTTGCTTCAGGCGTGGGTCAAGGCCAGCTCCTTAGGATGGGGCTAGCCCAACTGAGTTGGTTGTGTGTTCCAACTTTTCACTCCCTATCACCACTCCCGCTTCCCTTGGTTCCACTGTTGGGGCTAAGGGAAGCTTTCCTCACTACGGTTGCAGCTAGAAAACCTATGGCAGAGCATTTTTCAACTACCCCGGTAGCGGAGGAGCGATCGCCCGATGCCGATTCTGTAGATGTGGGAGCAAAGCCAAGGCGCTGGCTGCGCTGGCCCCTGTGGCTTTGGCTGCTGGGCCTGCTGGGCTTGCTGGGGCTGGTGCCGATTGTCGGCCCGCGAATAGGGTTGGTGCTGCCGCCCCCCAAACGCGAGGCGGCGAGCCGTGGTCTCAACGCCTTGACCCAGCCGGTCGAAACCGCTGCGGTGACAGTGCGGGTAGAGGGGCGGGGCAGCGTGGTGGCGGTGACTACGGTAAATCTAAGCCCCAAGACCGCAGGCCGATTGGAGGCGCTCTATGTAGATCAGGGGGCCATGGTGGCGGCGGGGCACGTGCTAGCCCGCATGGAGGTAGGCACGCTGGAAGCCGAAGGCCCAGCGCCGCGCCCAGCTAGCCCAGGCTGAAGCTGAGTACGATCGCACCGTAGCAGGCAATCGGCCCGAGGCAATTCGTCGGGCTGAGTCGCAGGTGGCCTCAGCCCAGTCGCAGGTGGCGTTGGCGGTAAGTCAGCGCGATCGCTTTCGTGACCTGGCAGCCCATGGGGCGATTTCTCAAAACGAGCTAGCTCAGTACGAAACCGAGGCCCGTAGCGCTGAGGCTAGTCTGAATGAAGCGCAGCAGCAGCTAGCCGAAACCGCTCGCGGCGCTCGCCCGGAAGAGATTGAGGCGTCGGCGGCGGCGGTGGCAGCGGCCAGGGCTCAGGTCGAGATTATTCACACTCAGCTGGGTGAGGCGACGATTCGGGCTCCGTTTGGTGGGGTGGTGACGCAGACCTATGCAACGGTGGGGGCGATCGTAACGCCGACGACCAGCGCATCACCGACGGCTTCGGCCACGTCTAGCTCAATTTTGGCCCTGTCTTCGGGGCTGGAGGTGGAGGTGGAAGTGGCAGAGGCGAGCATTGGTCAGGTTGCGGTGGGGCAAACGGTGGAGATTGTAGCGGATGCTTTTCCTCAGGAGCCTTTTCAGGGCCGGGTGAAGCGGATTGCGCCGGAGGCGCTGATTGAAAATAACGTCACGGTGTTTCAGGTGACGGTGGAGCTGCAAACAGGGCTGGATCGGCTGCGGTCGGGGATGACGGTGGCGGCGACGTTTGTGGGCGAGACGGTGGCGGAGGCGCTGCTGGTGCCGACGGTGGCGATCGCGACTGAGAATGGCCAGCTGGGGGTGCGGGTGGCGGATGCGGCAGGCAATCCGGTTTTTCGGCCGGTGACGGTGGGGCTGACGCAGGGGGGAAAGACGCAGATTTTGACGGGGGTGGAGGGGGGCGATCGCGTTTTTTTGGATATGCCAAGGGAGGAGGGGGGATCGCCGTTTAGTCCGCCGTCGCCGCCGGGTTGAGGCGGCGCGCAATTGGGGTCAAAAGCCAAGTCTGCCGCTGGGGCCATTTCGCAGGCCCCAGGCCCCCATCGAGAATGGCGTTCCGCCGCCCTTCACCCTACGGAAAGGACTGACTGATCATCGGTTTAAACCTCTGTTCTGCGAATGGGCCTTTGGGCAACTGCGATCCACCTCATCCCGCATTCACACCCTCCTCATCTTCCCAGCCTTCCTCATCTTCTCCCCACCTTCCCTACCCCCTACTCCCTCACGCCCTACCCCCCCACTCCCTCACCCACCCACCCGCCTACTCATCCACCCATCTACCCCTATGTCTCTCAACCTTCTTGAAAACGCCACGATGGCTGTCAAAACGCTGAACGCTAACCGGATGCGTAGTGGCTTGACGATGCTGGGGATTGTGATTGGCAATGCGTCGGTGATTGCGATGGTTGCGGTGGGGTAGGGGGCGCAGAGTTTTGTGACGCGGCAGTTTGAGGCGTTAGGGACGAATGTGCTGTTTGTGACGCCGGGGGATGCGCAGCGGGGGCCACAGGCGGGGGTGGCGCGGGCGGATACGCTAACGCTGGCGGATGCGGAGGCGATCGCAGCGGAAGTCTTAGCTATCCAGGCGGTGTCGCCGGAGAAGAGTGAGCGGCTGCGGGTGACCCAGGGTGCGGCTGAGACCCAAGCCAATGTGATTGGCACTACGGCAGACTACCCAGTGGTGCGAAATGGGACAGTGGATCAGGGACGATTTTTGCACCCGGTGGATGCCCAGGGGGGCTTAACAGTGGCGGTGTTGGGCAGCGAAGCAGCAAAGATTTTGTTCGGCAGCCAAGACCCGCTCAATCAACGGATTCGTATTGATGGGGTGGGTTTTACGGTGGTGGGGGTGGCGGCGGCTCGGGGGTTATCCTTTGGTCAAAACCAGGATGAGGCGATTTACATTCCGATTAAGGCGATGGTGAACCAGATTACGGGGCTGGAGGTAGGCCAAACCAGCCCCACGGTGCAGACGATCGCCGTGTCGGCCCGCAGCGAGGCCGATACCAGTGCCGCCCAGTACCAGATCACCAACCTGCTGCGCCTGCGCCACGAGCTGCGCGATCGCGACGACGACTTTACGGTGCAGAGCCAGCAAGAATTGCTGGCTACGGCGGCCAGTGTATCCGACATTTTGGTGCTGTTGCTGGGGTTTACGGCCAGCATTTCGCTGCTGGTGGGGGGCATTGGCATTATGAGCATCATGCTGGTGTCGGTCACCGAGCGCACCCAGGAGATTGGTCTGCGTAAGGCGATCGGGGCCAAGGGCTCAGGCCTAATGGCCCAGTTCACCATCGAGGCGGTAATTTTGGCGGTGACCGGCGGGCTGGTGGGCGTGGCGTTTGGTGCTGGCGGCGTTGGGTTAGTGGCGCTGCTGAGCCCGCTGGAAGCGGCGGTGAGCTGGGTGGCGATCGCCCTTTCCTTTTCAGTCTCTGGCGGCATTGGCTTGGTGTTTGGCGTTTTGCCTGCCCGCCGCGCCGCCCAGCTCGACCCCATCGTTGCCCTGCGGAGCTAAACCATGGCCCTCATCGAACTCGATCGCGTCAGCAAAACCTACGGCAGCGGC is a genomic window of Nodosilinea sp. FACHB-141 containing:
- a CDS encoding response regulator transcription factor; translation: MIRLLLVDDQTIIRQGLTNLLEAQPDLTVVGMAENGQQAVDQVIALYATPRQPDVVLMDVRMPQVDGVAATRQICDDFPGVKILVLTTFDDDEYVQQAMRYGAKGYLLKQTPVDQLAIAIRVVHQGYTHMGPGLFEKTQFPAAPAELPAALIPPELEGLSPREQEVLKLISNGLSNREIAQTLYISERTVRNHVTSILSQLQLRDRTQAALYANGFWPQVDSLKVAKLRF
- a CDS encoding sensor histidine kinase; the protein is MENQATLQERNRIAREIHDSLGHALTAQTILLENALLYLPAQADQSRGYLTNAKDSAYQTLRDVSKSVSALRNNPLQGQSLAIAVPLLVNELCQSARITSDCSVELPETLPDDITLALFRIVQEAITNVVKHSQATTVQVKLGAKPSRVYLQVLDNGQGFDPSKNTTGFGLRGMRERAIALSGTCQIWSAPDAGCRISVILPLPAAIDHPA
- a CDS encoding alpha/beta fold hydrolase; this translates as MNTTNAQAIKPTIVLVHGAFAESSSWNGVLTQLNEKGYSTVAVANPLRSVKSDADYVASILKSIEGPTVLVGHSYGGAVITNAVNGNENVKALVYVAAFAPDTGETAVELSGRYPGSTLGPALAPPVATPDGGKDLYIQQDKFHAQFAADVPAAAAQLMASTQRPITEAALNEASGTPAWQSIPSWFIYGDRDLNIPAAALSFMAERANSRETVVVSDASHVVMVSHPDVVAGLIEHAATAEWNS
- a CDS encoding efflux RND transporter periplasmic adaptor subunit, which translates into the protein MASAQSQVALAVSQRDRFRDLAAHGAISQNELAQYETEARSAEASLNEAQQQLAETARGARPEEIEASAAAVAAARAQVEIIHTQLGEATIRAPFGGVVTQTYATVGAIVTPTTSASPTASATSSSILALSSGLEVEVEVAEASIGQVAVGQTVEIVADAFPQEPFQGRVKRIAPEALIENNVTVFQVTVELQTGLDRLRSGMTVAATFVGETVAEALLVPTVAIATENGQLGVRVADAAGNPVFRPVTVGLTQGGKTQILTGVEGGDRVFLDMPREEGGSPFSPPSPPG
- a CDS encoding biotin/lipoyl-binding protein; this encodes MAEHFSTTPVAEERSPDADSVDVGAKPRRWLRWPLWLWLLGLLGLLGLVPIVGPRIGLVLPPPKREAASRGLNALTQPVETAAVTVRVEGRGSVVAVTTVNLSPKTAGRLEALYVDQGAMVAAGHVLARMEVGTLEAEGPAPRPASPG
- a CDS encoding FtsX-like permease family protein; protein product: MLLLGFTASISLLVGGIGIMSIMLVSVTERTQEIGLRKAIGAKGSGLMAQFTIEAVILAVTGGLVGVAFGAGGVGLVALLSPLEAAVSWVAIALSFSVSGGIGLVFGVLPARRAAQLDPIVALRS